The Propionispora hippei DSM 15287 DNA segment TGCGCAAGGCGATTGCCAAAAATATGGCTGAGGCCTGGGAAGCTCCTCATGTCACTCTAAACACTGAAGCCGATATGAGCGGTATGGTAGCTCTTAGAAAGCAGATTATTCCTGGCATTGAAAAACGGACCGGCATCAAGCCGTCCTATAACGATCTTATTATCAAAGTCGTAGCCAAGGCGCTGCGGGAAAACCCGACGATCAACTCCCGTTTCTATCCCGACGGCGTGGAAGCTTGCGAGGATGTTAACGTAGGTATGGCTGTTGCTATCCCGAACGGTCTGGTTGTACCTGTCATTAAAAATGCCGACACGCTAAGCGTTGAACAAATTGCTCAGGCAACCAAAGGCTTGGCCGCGCGGGCCAGAGACGGGAAACTGGCGCCTGACGAAATGTCCGGCGGTACCTTTACCGTATCTAACCTGGGAATGTTTGGTATTGATACCTTTACCCCGATCATCAATAAACCGGAAATTGCCATTTTGGGCGTAGGCCGCATGCTGGATAAACCGGCTGTAAAAGACGGTGAGATTGTTATTCAGCCACGGATTTCCCTGTCGTTGTCCTTTGACCACCGTGTGGTAGATGGCGCTGAAGCCGCTAAATTCCTGGGACGCATCAGAGAACTGCTGGAAGATTATCTCCAACTCATATGACAACGGAGGAATGGCAATGGCAACAGAATTGTTAATGCCCAAGCTGGGCATGACCATGGAAGAAGGGACCATTGTAAAATGGTTCAAGCAGGTCGGTGAGCAGGTAAAAGAAGGTGAAATCCTGCTGGAGATTATGACCGACAAGGTCAATATGGAAGTGGAAGCTCCGGCTACTGGCCAGGTGCTGGCTTTATTGGCACCGGAGGGGGCCGTGATTGAAGTTAATAAACCGATTGCCTATATCGGGCAGGCCGGTGAACAGGTTGGCGCGCCGCAAGCCGCTCCGGCAGCACCTGCCGCTGCCGGCAAGACCGACTATCAGGTGGTTGTTCTGGGCGGTGGACCGGGCGGTTATGTGGCCGCTATCCGGGCGGCCCAGTGCGGTCTGAAGACGGCCCTTATCGAGAAGGATTCCCTCGGCGGGACCTGCCTCAACCGGGGTTGCATTCCGACCAAAGCCTTGCTGCGAAGTGCCGAAGTCTATGAAACGATTAAAAAGGCCGGCGAGTTTGGTATTGCCGCCTCAAACGTTACCAGCGATATGAAAGCCGTATTTGCCCGTAAGGACCGCATCGTAAAAGGCTTGGTCGGCGGCATCAAAGGTCTGCTGCAGGCCAATAAGGTGGATGTTTTTAACGGGGAAGGCAAGGCTATTAGCCCTAACCAACTGGAGATCACTCAAAAAGACGGGGTGAAAAAGATTTCAACCGAGAAGCTGATTATAGCTACCGGTTCGACTCCCTTTATGCCACCCATTCCCGGTGCGGACAATCCGGGGGTCATCACCAGTAATGAAGCGCTGGAACTGGGCAAGGTGCCGCAGTCGCTGGTTATTATCGGCGGCGGTGTCATTGGTCTGGAGTTTGCCTATATGATGCAGACCTTCGGAGCCAGGGTAACTATTATCGAAATGCTGCCCCGTATTCTGCCGATGGCTGATAAAGAAGTGGTGGACGTATTGGTGGGTTCTCTGAAAAAACAGGGTGTAACTATCTTCACCAATGCCAAGGTCAATAAAATCAGCAAAACGGCCAGTGCGCTGGCGGTGGAATATGAGTTTGAAGGTGCGCTTCATACGGTAGAGGGTGAGAATGTACTGGTATCTACTGGGCGGGCGGCTAACTTTACCGGTATTGAAGGCTTAGGCATTCATGAGAAAAAAGGTATTCCAGTCAATGAGAAAATGGAAACCAAGCTTCCCGGCGTTTATGCTATCGGCGACATTGCCAGCAAGATTCAATTGGCTCATGTGGCTTCAGCCCAAGGCATTGTGGCTGCCGAAAACGCTGCCGACATGAACTCTCATTACTCGGATAAAATCATTCCTTCCTGCATCTACACCAGTCCGGAAGTAGCCTGGGTCGGCATCAGCGAAGCGGAAGCGAAGGAAAAATATCAGGATATTAAAGTAGGTAAATTCCCCTTTAAGGCCAGCGGTAAAGCGATGGCCTACGGCGATACCGAAGGCTTTGTCAAAGTAGTTTGCGATGCCAAGTATGGCGAAATACTGGGTGTCCATATTGTCGGACCCCATGCCACCGATCTGGTATCGGAAGGCGTACTGGCGCAGTCGCTGGAAGCAACGCTGGAAGAACTGGGCCACGCTATCCACCCCCATCCGACGCTTTCCGAAGCCCTGATGGAAGCGGCTCATGTAGCGATGGGACAGGGGATTCACTGGAAATAAGCGGTTGTAGGGTGTGTCTTAGAACTAACGGAATGACCCATGGCGAGTGATTTTTGTGCCAGACGAGGCAAATTTTTGTAGAAATAGCGGTTCCTATTTCAAGAAAATTTAACGAAGTATGGCGCAAAAAGCAACGTCATGGAGCGTTTCGGATAGTTTTAAGACACGCCCTGAATAGGAGGGTAAACCATGCTTGTACTGAACTGGGGTCTGACTCCTTACCAACATGCCTGGCAGTTCCAGGAGAGCTATACCAAAGCGCGGCGGCAAGGCAAAGCTGACGAGGATGTGTTAGTGCTGCTGGAGCATCCGCCGGTCATTACGGTCGGGCGGAGTGGCGTGGATGGGCATATACTAGTCGACAGCCTGACGCTTAAAGAAAAACAGTGTGAAGTATATCATGTGGACCGGGGCGGCGATGTTACCTATCACGGGCCGGGTCAGTTGGTAGGCTATCCACTGCTTG contains these protein-coding regions:
- a CDS encoding dihydrolipoamide acetyltransferase family protein; the encoded protein is MAAELLMPKLGMTMEEGTIVKWSKQVGDKVAEGEILLEIMTDKVNMEVEAPATGEVLAILAAEGDIVAVNTPIAYIGQPGEKVGTAAAPAVPGPAPAPVAAAVAAAPVTTAAIGAEGKIKASPAAKRVAREEHIDLRQVPPTGPGGRIIEKDVRNFKASPLAQKIAQDKGVDLAAVTGTGIGGKIMKADVEAAVATPAAAQKPAAKAIRKPLTGLRKAIAKNMAEAWEAPHVTLNTEADMSGMVALRKQIIPGIEKRTGIKPSYNDLIIKVVAKALRENPTINSRFYPDGVEACEDVNVGMAVAIPNGLVVPVIKNADTLSVEQIAQATKGLAARARDGKLAPDEMSGGTFTVSNLGMFGIDTFTPIINKPEIAILGVGRMLDKPAVKDGEIVIQPRISLSLSFDHRVVDGAEAAKFLGRIRELLEDYLQLI
- the lpdA gene encoding dihydrolipoyl dehydrogenase, yielding MATELLMPKLGMTMEEGTIVKWFKQVGEQVKEGEILLEIMTDKVNMEVEAPATGQVLALLAPEGAVIEVNKPIAYIGQAGEQVGAPQAAPAAPAAAGKTDYQVVVLGGGPGGYVAAIRAAQCGLKTALIEKDSLGGTCLNRGCIPTKALLRSAEVYETIKKAGEFGIAASNVTSDMKAVFARKDRIVKGLVGGIKGLLQANKVDVFNGEGKAISPNQLEITQKDGVKKISTEKLIIATGSTPFMPPIPGADNPGVITSNEALELGKVPQSLVIIGGGVIGLEFAYMMQTFGARVTIIEMLPRILPMADKEVVDVLVGSLKKQGVTIFTNAKVNKISKTASALAVEYEFEGALHTVEGENVLVSTGRAANFTGIEGLGIHEKKGIPVNEKMETKLPGVYAIGDIASKIQLAHVASAQGIVAAENAADMNSHYSDKIIPSCIYTSPEVAWVGISEAEAKEKYQDIKVGKFPFKASGKAMAYGDTEGFVKVVCDAKYGEILGVHIVGPHATDLVSEGVLAQSLEATLEELGHAIHPHPTLSEALMEAAHVAMGQGIHWK